TAGAGAGCCATAAGAGATTTGGAGGCGTCGTGCCTGAAGTAGCAAGTAGACATCACGTCGAAGGGATTACCACTACTATCGATAACGCTTTACAAGAAGCACATGTAACAATGGATGATATTGATGCAATCGCAGTAACTCAAGGACCAGGTTTAATAGGAGCATTATTGGTCGGTATTAATGCTGCTAAAGCTTTGGCATATGCTTATAATAAACCATTGATTCCAGTACATCATATCGCAGGTCATATTTATGCTAATAATTTAGAACAAGGTATGAGTTTTCCGTTAATCGCACTTATCGTTTCAGGAGGACACACCGAGCTTATTTATATGAAAGATCATTTAAGCTTCGAAATCATAGGCGAAACGAGAGATGACGCTGTGGGTGAAGCATATGATAAAGTCGCTCGTACATTAGGTTTGAATTATCCAGGTGGGCCACATATCGATCGCTTAGCCAATACAGGTAACGATACGTATGATTTTCCAAGAGTATGGTTAGAAAAAGATAGTTTCGATTTTAGTTTTAGTGGATTGAAAAGCGCAGTCATCAATGCATTGCATAATCAACGACAAAAAAATGAAACGATTATAGATGCAGATGTGGCGACCAGTTTCCAAAATAGTGTAGTGGAAGTATTAGTAGGTAAAGCGGTACAAGCATGTGAAACATATAATGTTAATGAGTTAATCGTAGCTGGAGGCGTAGCTAGCAATAGCGGTTTACGTAAAGAATTGAGTAAAGTTTGTAGGTCACATAATATTCATTTAGCTATTCCATCAGCAAAATTATGCACAGATAATGGTGCGATGATAGGGGCGGCGGCGCATTATTTATATCTAAATAACGTTAGAGCAGACATGACATTAAATGGTAATAGTGGGTTGGACTTAGAACATTTTGTCGACGAAGTCTAATAAGTATTTAAATAAAGAATCATAGTTATAAGTAAAATTTTTTTAAAATGGGTATTTATATAACTAGTGATTATTAAATTTAATTTATTATTGGAAGGAGACGAAATTCAATGAAAGCAATCCAATATTTTAACTTTCAAAATAGCTTAGCTGCTTTAAATTTTTATGAACAACATTTAGGTGCGACAAACATTAATCGCGTTGGTGGAGATCATGAAATGTTTAGGGATTTACCAGAGGAATATCAAGTCTATGCCGATTTTACTATGAACGCTGCATTTGAGATTTTAGGTGAAACATTCTATTGTAGTGATACGTTGAAAAATAAGAAAATTAATAACAGTGGTGCAATCGTAGCATTTAATTTTGATTATAATAATATAGAAGAAAGAGAAAAAGCTATCGCTTTTTTCAATAAAGCAGTTGAGGGTGGTTGTGTAGCAACGATACCATTAGGCGAAACAGAATGGTCCCCTTTATACGGATTGTTTAATGATCCTTTTGGTGTTACTTGGATGATTAGCGCAGAATAGGTAAAATAGAAGTAAAGTAAAAGACTTCGTAACGTAATTCTCATACTAAATAAGTCCTTAAAATGGTAACTAATGCGTACCGTAACGAGCTATAAATTTCATAAAAACAACAAAAACGTCAATTGCTAAATGATTTCATTAGCGATTGACGTTTATTTATCAGGCGATGATATTTTTGTTACGGACTCATTTTATATTTTGCCAACATTATGCTTTGCACGTTCGTAAATAAAGTCTGGGAAATCAGTGATACGTAATAATTCTATCGCATTACGTGTATCAGCTTTTCCGGTCTTGATGGTAAAGTCAAAATGGATTTCATTATTCCTTATAGATTCATTAAAGTGATAGTTGTGATATTTGTGCTGTAATAAATCTGCTAATTCTATATCATGTGTAGCTGCAATGATTGTAAATTGCTCTGAGTCATTGAGGTGAGATAATACTGATTCAGAGGCAGCGATTCGTTCTGTCGTGTTAGTGCCTTTAAATATTTCATCTATAAAGCAATATACATTTTGATTTTGTGGAATTTTAAAGAGACGATTAATTGATTTTAATTCACTCATAAAATAGCTATCGCCAGAAGTGATACTATCTTGATTAACCATTGCTGTATAAATTAAACCGGGTTTATAGACAAATTTCTTCGCCGTAGTAGTATTAACACTTTGAGCTAATAATAAATTCACGGCTAAAGCTTTCATAAATGTTGATTTACCGGAAGCATTAGAACCTGTAAGCAACATATTAAAGTCTAAAGTTAAACTATTTGGTACTGCTTTGTTTAGAAGAGGATGAACAAGATCGTCAAATTCGACCTTATCCTCAGTTGTTTTTGGTACTGAATAAGAGTCTAAGCTCTTACGCCATAAAGCAACAGAATAATGATTATCTAACATAGCAATATAGTCATAACAGGCTAGTACTTCGTCTTCATAACGTTTAAAGCTCGCTTGAATTAAATGGAACAGAAAATAATCGAGCATTAAAAGCATTTTAATAAATGCTATAACCGTAAAGGCGTCATTGTCAGTAGAAGCCTTGCCCAGTAGCCAACTAAAACGACGCGCTACAATAAAATGTTTAAAATCTACAGAGATGTCTGGTAAATCGTCGGATTTACTTAATTTATAAGCTTTATTGACCACGGAAGAATTATAAAACATTGAATTTAAATCTTCTATATAAGTTCTTTTTAACATGCCACTCAAGGCCATATTATATATACAAACTAATATTAGTAACATAATACCTAAACCAGTATTTAATAAAGTAATAATTATAGCTATTAAAGGCAAGTATGTAGAAAACATGTAAAAATAGTTACGTTTTATTGGCTGAAGCTGATCTGGAAAAATTGGATAAATTGTTTTACCAATTTTAGCTAAATGATAAGCAACAAAATTTCGTACACCATCATTTTCATTAAACACTTGAAATAATTTTTCGTTATTAATTTTTTTCATGTGTCTTAGTGCAGATACTAATCGCATTTCACCAATTGCTGTAAAGTTAAAATTCATAATACTAAACAATTGTGGCATATCTAAATCGTTCCAAGTTTTATCATCAATCAATAAGTTTGTATCATAATTGTCTTTGTAAAGTTCATATTGATAATCATGTCGGCTATTGGGTCTGATAAACTTTTCTAACGGTTTGATGTTGTCCCATAATGTGGGTAATTCATTTTTAAGTTTAATGCTATTAACAATTTCAGTAATTATAACTAATAAAATACTAGCTACTATTAACGCGAGTATAAGCCAAAGAATAGTTGGCATGGTGTAACTGCTCCTTTTTTATGTCTAGTCTATAGGTTAATTGTGTCATTGATTATATTTTGA
The genomic region above belongs to Staphylococcus durrellii and contains:
- a CDS encoding MutS-related protein, whose amino-acid sequence is MPTILWLILALIVASILLVIITEIVNSIKLKNELPTLWDNIKPLEKFIRPNSRHDYQYELYKDNYDTNLLIDDKTWNDLDMPQLFSIMNFNFTAIGEMRLVSALRHMKKINNEKLFQVFNENDGVRNFVAYHLAKIGKTIYPIFPDQLQPIKRNYFYMFSTYLPLIAIIITLLNTGLGIMLLILVCIYNMALSGMLKRTYIEDLNSMFYNSSVVNKAYKLSKSDDLPDISVDFKHFIVARRFSWLLGKASTDNDAFTVIAFIKMLLMLDYFLFHLIQASFKRYEDEVLACYDYIAMLDNHYSVALWRKSLDSYSVPKTTEDKVEFDDLVHPLLNKAVPNSLTLDFNMLLTGSNASGKSTFMKALAVNLLLAQSVNTTTAKKFVYKPGLIYTAMVNQDSITSGDSYFMSELKSINRLFKIPQNQNVYCFIDEIFKGTNTTERIAASESVLSHLNDSEQFTIIAATHDIELADLLQHKYHNYHFNESIRNNEIHFDFTIKTGKADTRNAIELLRITDFPDFIYERAKHNVGKI
- the tsaD gene encoding tRNA (adenosine(37)-N6)-threonylcarbamoyltransferase complex transferase subunit TsaD, giving the protein MTNETLILAVESSCDETSVSVIENGNQIRSNIVLSQIESHKRFGGVVPEVASRHHVEGITTTIDNALQEAHVTMDDIDAIAVTQGPGLIGALLVGINAAKALAYAYNKPLIPVHHIAGHIYANNLEQGMSFPLIALIVSGGHTELIYMKDHLSFEIIGETRDDAVGEAYDKVARTLGLNYPGGPHIDRLANTGNDTYDFPRVWLEKDSFDFSFSGLKSAVINALHNQRQKNETIIDADVATSFQNSVVEVLVGKAVQACETYNVNELIVAGGVASNSGLRKELSKVCRSHNIHLAIPSAKLCTDNGAMIGAAAHYLYLNNVRADMTLNGNSGLDLEHFVDEV
- a CDS encoding VOC family protein, which translates into the protein MKAIQYFNFQNSLAALNFYEQHLGATNINRVGGDHEMFRDLPEEYQVYADFTMNAAFEILGETFYCSDTLKNKKINNSGAIVAFNFDYNNIEEREKAIAFFNKAVEGGCVATIPLGETEWSPLYGLFNDPFGVTWMISAE